One window of the Archangium primigenium genome contains the following:
- a CDS encoding Fe2+-dependent dioxygenase: protein MMVHIPQVLSAEQVSHCREVFARATWEDGRGTAGHQSARVKKNLQLPEGGPEARALGDLVLGGLEKSPLFISAVLPRRVFPPLFNRYEPHMAFGSHVDNAIRPLPGGAERLRTDVSATLFLSEPDSYDGGELVVEDTYGSHAVKLPAGDLIVYPASSLHHVTPITRGARLASFFWVQSMVRDVSQRALLFDLDMAIMRLNQEVPQSPSLVMLTGVYHNLLRQWSDP from the coding sequence ATGATGGTGCACATCCCCCAGGTCCTCTCCGCCGAACAGGTGTCCCACTGCCGCGAGGTCTTCGCCCGCGCCACCTGGGAGGATGGCCGCGGCACCGCCGGCCACCAGTCCGCCCGGGTGAAGAAGAACCTGCAATTGCCCGAGGGCGGCCCCGAGGCCCGGGCCCTGGGCGACCTGGTGCTCGGCGGCCTGGAGAAGAGCCCGCTGTTCATCTCCGCCGTGCTGCCCCGGCGCGTCTTCCCGCCCCTGTTCAACCGGTACGAGCCGCACATGGCGTTCGGCTCGCACGTGGACAACGCCATCCGCCCCCTGCCCGGCGGCGCCGAGCGCCTGCGCACGGACGTGTCCGCCACGCTCTTCCTGTCCGAGCCGGACAGCTATGACGGGGGGGAGCTCGTGGTGGAGGACACCTACGGCAGCCACGCGGTGAAGCTGCCCGCGGGCGACCTCATCGTCTACCCGGCCAGCAGCCTGCACCACGTGACGCCCATCACCCGCGGCGCCCGCCTGGCCTCGTTCTTCTGGGTGCAGAGCATGGTGCGCGACGTGTCCCAGCGCGCCCTGCTCTTCGACCTGGACATGGCCATCATGCGGCTCAACCAGGAGGTGCCCCAGAGCCCCTCGCTGGTCATGCTCACCGGCGTGTACCACAACCTCCTGCGCCAGTGGTCCGACCCCTGA
- a CDS encoding serine/threonine-protein kinase, translating into MGPAVEAEPWVPPEVPGLRLGAPLGTGGFSRVYGAVREADGREVALKVSREASRGDFSERFAREAAALRRVGAPTVPALLGEGQVAGHPFLVLERLRGQTLAEALAAWPGTGALPLERVRALLADVGAAVARVHQAGVVHRDLKPENLFLRADGPLGVLDLGLARFREDGAAPDAAPVHLTRTGQRLGTPFYMAPEQCQESPDVDPRADLYALGVLLFEWLTGAPPFTGGPDEVLHGHVNLRPPRVSERAPVPRALDDVLARALAKERAARFGSVAELLAAFDAACQATPRAPEAVPEPTPARARGVRSVALLGVAGEVDLLALAEAVAPEGGLLARLHPERALVAFPEHPSAEAGLRAALRAARALDAPDTRRVLHVAPLWVRPGAAVLRLAGEALEHPEHWWPVDDPADSETAPRPTPEAAAHLTDGADEATAPVSTEPPPLFGREALLDTLAAHAARAFTEASPGLTRLLGEPGQGKSRVLDALALRLEPGARVVRLTAPPPDTGAPEALLQALWALATPGQRPPATPPGARRHALSRALATSLQALARPGPLALLVDDAHQADPTALEVLEMATLPAPDTRLWVCAAARPELLGPRPAWGERAGLFAAVDLPPLDGEARRGLLRHLLHPAEFIPAPVLEHLETLTQGVPLSLVEVAEALRASGTLRTAAGGEGYVAADALLHVSVTPLFERLAARALALLPASHRGLAELCAVLGPEPTVARLDAAQRHLEPLLESSPEAARAARLDAGAGLARLARAGLLRAVDAERYAFRQPQVREALERALPGPWRRALHTAALRALGPDTEATRRPRALHAAASGAHEEAFHAWFALGEAARRAHRHVEAEQDYTHALAQLPETEPARRAQVLAGRGRVRYRTHRFREALADLSAARALAQALRDTALEVDLLLEEATLVDWLEDAEGSAARTQEALDKAEALDDPRLSVRCALARARHTWRQGDWTRATRLLTATVESATLARDTETRIIALMMQGTGLALAGDEPSSAAAFDEALGLCQREGDALHRAATLINRTFLWRLRGDLAGAERELREAIHLGRELGHAQVERWSLGQLAECLHWMGREREALGLAERAHALGERFFREHPVAVDAVLLARVHAALGEEAGARAQLDWLSAHCAPEATPPNTRLLWRMVALRVHDMAEGQWNEAAWTALAAEAEPDCSGDELTEVFHQAALGARAVGRAPEAHHWLERARSTAAASPLWGTRLDALREDWETTPLPPRV; encoded by the coding sequence TTGGGGCCCGCCGTGGAGGCCGAGCCGTGGGTGCCCCCCGAGGTGCCCGGCCTGCGGCTCGGGGCGCCCCTGGGCACGGGCGGCTTCTCCCGCGTCTATGGGGCCGTGCGCGAGGCGGATGGCCGCGAGGTGGCCCTCAAGGTGTCTCGGGAGGCGTCGCGCGGGGACTTCTCCGAGCGCTTCGCCCGCGAGGCCGCCGCCCTGCGCCGCGTGGGCGCCCCCACCGTGCCCGCCCTGCTCGGCGAGGGCCAGGTGGCGGGCCACCCCTTCCTCGTGCTCGAGCGGCTGCGCGGCCAGACGCTCGCGGAGGCGCTGGCGGCCTGGCCCGGCACCGGCGCCCTGCCCCTGGAGCGGGTGCGCGCCCTGCTCGCGGACGTGGGCGCCGCCGTGGCGCGCGTGCACCAGGCGGGCGTCGTCCACCGGGACCTCAAGCCGGAGAACCTCTTCCTGCGCGCGGACGGGCCCCTGGGCGTGCTCGACCTCGGCCTCGCGCGCTTCCGGGAAGACGGCGCCGCGCCGGATGCCGCGCCCGTGCACCTCACCCGCACCGGCCAGCGGCTCGGCACCCCCTTCTACATGGCCCCCGAGCAGTGCCAGGAGTCGCCCGACGTGGACCCGCGCGCGGACCTCTACGCGCTGGGCGTGCTCCTGTTCGAGTGGCTCACCGGCGCGCCCCCCTTCACCGGCGGCCCGGACGAGGTGCTCCACGGCCACGTGAACCTGCGGCCCCCCCGCGTCTCCGAGCGCGCGCCGGTGCCCCGGGCCCTCGATGACGTGCTCGCGCGCGCCCTCGCCAAGGAGCGCGCCGCGCGTTTCGGCTCGGTGGCCGAGCTGCTCGCCGCCTTCGACGCCGCGTGCCAGGCGACGCCGCGCGCACCGGAGGCCGTCCCCGAGCCGACGCCCGCGCGCGCCCGGGGTGTCCGGAGCGTGGCGCTGCTCGGCGTGGCGGGCGAGGTGGACCTGCTCGCGCTCGCCGAGGCCGTGGCCCCCGAGGGTGGGCTGCTCGCGCGGCTCCACCCCGAGCGCGCCCTGGTGGCCTTTCCCGAGCACCCCTCGGCCGAGGCGGGCCTGCGTGCCGCCCTGCGCGCCGCGCGAGCCCTGGACGCCCCCGACACCCGGCGCGTGCTCCACGTGGCGCCCCTGTGGGTACGGCCCGGCGCCGCCGTGCTCCGGCTGGCGGGCGAGGCCCTGGAGCACCCGGAGCACTGGTGGCCCGTCGACGACCCGGCCGACTCGGAGACGGCCCCCCGCCCCACCCCCGAGGCCGCCGCGCACCTGACGGACGGAGCGGACGAGGCCACCGCTCCCGTGTCCACCGAGCCCCCGCCGCTGTTCGGCCGCGAGGCCCTGCTCGACACCCTGGCCGCGCATGCGGCGCGCGCCTTCACCGAGGCCTCGCCGGGCCTCACGCGGCTGCTCGGCGAGCCGGGCCAGGGCAAGAGCCGCGTCCTGGACGCGCTCGCGCTCCGCCTGGAGCCCGGGGCCCGCGTCGTCCGGCTCACCGCCCCGCCCCCCGACACGGGCGCGCCCGAGGCCCTGCTGCAGGCCCTGTGGGCCCTCGCCACGCCGGGCCAGCGCCCGCCCGCGACGCCCCCGGGGGCCCGGCGCCACGCGCTCTCCCGCGCCCTGGCCACGTCCCTCCAGGCCCTCGCGCGGCCCGGGCCCCTCGCCCTGCTGGTGGACGACGCGCACCAGGCGGACCCCACCGCCCTGGAGGTCCTGGAGATGGCCACCCTGCCCGCGCCGGACACGCGCCTGTGGGTGTGCGCCGCCGCGCGTCCGGAGCTGCTCGGGCCCCGACCCGCGTGGGGCGAGCGCGCGGGCCTCTTCGCCGCCGTGGACCTCCCGCCGCTCGACGGCGAGGCGCGCCGCGGCCTCCTGCGCCACCTGCTGCACCCCGCCGAGTTCATCCCCGCGCCCGTGCTCGAGCACCTGGAGACGCTCACCCAGGGCGTGCCCCTGTCGCTCGTGGAGGTGGCCGAGGCCCTGCGCGCCTCGGGCACGCTGCGCACCGCGGCCGGGGGCGAGGGCTACGTGGCCGCGGACGCGCTGCTGCACGTGTCGGTGACGCCCCTCTTCGAGCGGCTCGCCGCGCGCGCCCTGGCGCTCCTGCCCGCCTCCCACCGGGGCCTCGCCGAGCTGTGCGCGGTGCTGGGCCCCGAGCCGACGGTGGCCCGGCTGGACGCGGCCCAGCGCCACCTGGAGCCCCTGCTGGAGTCCTCGCCGGAAGCCGCGCGGGCGGCGCGGCTGGACGCGGGGGCGGGCCTGGCGCGGCTCGCGCGCGCGGGCCTGCTGCGCGCGGTGGACGCGGAGCGCTACGCCTTCCGTCAGCCCCAGGTGCGCGAGGCCCTGGAGCGTGCCCTGCCCGGCCCCTGGCGGCGCGCCCTGCACACCGCGGCCCTGCGCGCCCTGGGCCCGGACACCGAGGCCACGCGGCGCCCGCGCGCCCTGCACGCCGCGGCCTCGGGCGCGCACGAGGAGGCGTTCCACGCGTGGTTCGCCCTGGGCGAGGCCGCGCGCCGGGCCCACCGCCACGTGGAGGCCGAGCAGGACTACACCCATGCCCTGGCCCAGTTGCCGGAGACGGAGCCCGCGCGGCGCGCCCAGGTGCTCGCCGGACGGGGCCGGGTGCGCTACCGCACCCACCGCTTCCGCGAGGCCCTGGCGGACCTGAGCGCGGCGCGCGCGCTCGCCCAGGCGCTTCGCGACACGGCGCTGGAGGTGGACCTGCTGCTCGAGGAGGCCACGCTGGTGGACTGGCTCGAGGACGCGGAGGGCTCGGCCGCGCGCACCCAGGAGGCCCTGGACAAGGCCGAGGCGCTGGATGACCCGCGGCTGTCGGTGCGCTGCGCCCTCGCCCGCGCGCGCCACACCTGGCGCCAGGGGGACTGGACGCGCGCCACGCGCCTGCTCACGGCCACGGTGGAGTCGGCCACGCTCGCGCGGGACACGGAGACGCGCATCATCGCGCTGATGATGCAGGGCACGGGGCTGGCGCTCGCCGGGGACGAGCCCTCGAGCGCGGCGGCCTTCGACGAGGCGCTCGGCCTGTGCCAGCGCGAGGGCGACGCCCTGCACCGGGCCGCCACGCTCATCAACCGCACCTTCCTCTGGCGGCTGCGCGGCGACCTCGCCGGGGCCGAGCGGGAGCTGCGCGAGGCCATCCACCTGGGCCGCGAATTGGGCCACGCGCAGGTGGAGCGCTGGAGCCTCGGCCAGCTCGCCGAGTGTCTGCACTGGATGGGGCGCGAGCGCGAGGCGCTGGGTCTGGCCGAGCGGGCCCACGCGCTGGGCGAGCGCTTCTTCCGCGAGCACCCCGTGGCGGTGGACGCGGTGCTGCTCGCGCGGGTGCACGCGGCGCTCGGGGAGGAGGCCGGGGCGCGCGCCCAACTCGACTGGCTCTCCGCCCACTGCGCCCCCGAGGCCACCCCGCCCAACACCCGCCTGCTCTGGCGCATGGTGGCCCTGCGGGTGCACGACATGGCCGAGGGCCAGTGGAACGAGGCCGCCTGGACGGCGCTCGCGGCCGAGGCCGAGCCGGACTGCTCGGGCGACGAGCTCACCGAGGTGTTCCACCAGGCCGCCCTGGGCGCGCGCGCGGTGGGCCGGGCGCCCGAGGCCCACCACTGGTTGGAACGGGCCCGGAGCACCGCGGCCGCCTCGCCCCTGTGGGGCACCCGCCTCGACGCGCTGCGTGAGGACTGGGAAACCACACCCCTCCCCCCCCGTGTGTAG
- a CDS encoding PepSY-associated TM helix domain-containing protein — protein sequence MRLTLHNVLFWPHLVAGVIAGLVIAIMSFTGVALAFEHQVLDWADRDARTVQRPTPDAPRLPVDELLARVRAARPQTPPTGVTVYPEPDAAVLVSTGRNAGVYVNPYTGEVREWGAQGWRSFFQLMVEWHRWLAAQGDNRPVGKALTGASNAVFLFLGVSGLYLWWPRKWTWRAVRPSLWFRRGLQGKARDWNWHNVIGFWLLPVLIVLTASGMVISYRWASNLVFTALGETPPTAGGPGAPLTASVPPPAPGTSPLPLEALLASAQQRTPAWESVTLRLGGGAPARGPGEGRPPGAREGGRPEGGGRPEGGGRPEGGGRPEGARPEGGGRPERPPAGEARKEGPAAVTLALRERDGWPLFASTQVVMDPFTAQELRREAFADMSTASRVRRWLRFLHTGEALGVPGQTVAALGSLGGLFLVWTGFALSWRRFLAWRRARASVAPVDRTEPSV from the coding sequence ATGCGCCTCACCCTGCACAACGTCCTCTTCTGGCCCCACCTGGTGGCCGGAGTGATCGCCGGACTCGTCATCGCCATCATGTCCTTCACGGGCGTGGCCCTCGCCTTCGAGCACCAGGTGCTGGACTGGGCGGACCGCGACGCGCGCACCGTCCAGCGCCCCACCCCGGACGCGCCCCGCCTGCCCGTGGACGAGCTGCTCGCGCGCGTGCGTGCCGCCAGGCCCCAGACGCCCCCCACCGGCGTGACGGTGTACCCGGAGCCGGACGCCGCGGTGCTCGTGAGCACCGGCCGCAACGCCGGCGTGTACGTGAACCCCTACACGGGTGAGGTGCGCGAGTGGGGCGCCCAGGGCTGGCGCTCGTTCTTCCAGCTCATGGTGGAGTGGCACCGGTGGCTCGCCGCCCAGGGCGACAACCGCCCCGTGGGCAAGGCCCTCACCGGCGCGAGCAACGCCGTGTTCCTGTTCCTCGGCGTGTCGGGCCTGTACCTGTGGTGGCCGCGCAAGTGGACGTGGCGCGCCGTGCGGCCCTCGCTCTGGTTCCGCCGGGGCCTGCAGGGCAAGGCGCGCGACTGGAACTGGCACAACGTCATCGGCTTCTGGCTCTTGCCCGTGCTCATCGTCCTGACGGCCTCGGGCATGGTCATCTCCTACCGCTGGGCCTCCAACCTCGTCTTCACCGCCCTGGGCGAGACGCCCCCCACCGCGGGCGGCCCCGGCGCGCCCCTCACCGCCTCCGTCCCCCCGCCCGCTCCGGGCACCTCGCCCCTGCCGCTCGAGGCGCTGCTCGCCTCCGCCCAGCAGCGCACCCCCGCCTGGGAGAGCGTCACCCTGCGCCTGGGCGGCGGCGCCCCCGCGCGCGGCCCGGGCGAGGGTCGGCCCCCCGGTGCCCGCGAGGGTGGCCGTCCCGAGGGCGGTGGCCGTCCCGAGGGCGGTGGCCGTCCCGAGGGCGGTGGCCGTCCCGAGGGCGCCCGTCCCGAGGGCGGTGGCCGTCCCGAGCGTCCCCCCGCGGGCGAGGCGCGCAAGGAGGGCCCCGCCGCCGTCACGCTCGCCCTGCGCGAGAGGGACGGCTGGCCCCTGTTCGCCTCCACCCAGGTGGTGATGGATCCCTTCACCGCCCAGGAACTGCGCCGCGAGGCCTTCGCGGACATGTCCACCGCCAGCCGCGTGCGCCGCTGGCTGCGCTTCCTCCACACCGGCGAGGCGCTCGGCGTGCCCGGCCAGACCGTGGCGGCCCTCGGCAGCCTCGGCGGACTGTTCCTCGTGTGGACGGGCTTCGCCCTGTCCTGGCGCCGCTTCCTCGCGTGGCGGAGGGCCCGCGCCAGCGTGGCTCCCGTCGACCGCACCGAACCCAGCGTCTGA
- a CDS encoding energy transducer TonB: MPGLRWAWAVGVAVLVHVGLLGAGLALASPAVREPEPPKEPELVFFQFAPPPPPAASASVTRTARPVQRQARSVPRPVIRPSVPALVVEKRPEPPPVEPEPEAPVEEDVPEPSADAVADAAAVASALDGVLGGVLGGREGGLVGATGGNAVDLKQVARAPRVLEQVRPHYPRRARSEGIEGRVLVRLIIGVDGRVEPDSPRVVESVVALDAAALEAVRQWRFTPALGHQGRPVRVIVEIPVQFTLK, encoded by the coding sequence ATGCCGGGACTGCGGTGGGCTTGGGCCGTGGGCGTGGCGGTGCTCGTGCACGTGGGGCTGCTGGGCGCGGGCCTGGCGCTGGCCTCCCCGGCGGTGCGCGAGCCCGAGCCCCCGAAGGAGCCGGAGCTGGTGTTCTTCCAGTTCGCGCCGCCGCCGCCCCCGGCCGCGAGCGCGAGCGTCACCCGGACGGCGCGCCCGGTGCAGCGCCAGGCCCGGAGCGTGCCCCGGCCGGTGATCCGCCCGAGCGTGCCCGCGCTCGTGGTGGAGAAGCGTCCGGAGCCGCCGCCCGTGGAGCCCGAGCCCGAGGCGCCCGTGGAAGAGGACGTGCCCGAGCCGAGCGCGGACGCGGTGGCGGACGCGGCGGCGGTGGCCAGCGCCCTGGACGGCGTGCTCGGCGGCGTGCTCGGAGGCCGCGAGGGCGGGCTGGTGGGCGCCACCGGCGGCAATGCGGTGGACCTCAAGCAGGTGGCCCGGGCGCCGCGCGTGCTCGAGCAGGTGCGGCCCCACTACCCCCGGCGCGCCCGGAGCGAGGGCATCGAAGGCCGCGTGCTGGTGCGCCTCATCATCGGCGTGGACGGGCGCGTGGAGCCCGACAGCCCGCGCGTGGTCGAGTCGGTGGTCGCGCTCGACGCGGCCGCCCTGGAAGCCGTGCGGCAGTGGCGCTTCACCCCGGCGCTCGGCCATCAGGGCCGGCCCGTGCGCGTCATCGTCGAGATTCCCGTTCAGTTCACCTTGAAGTGA
- a CDS encoding TonB-dependent receptor, producing MSSKHSTPPGIRSSKGTQGGVRGALWPVGPVAVGLASALATGGALAQETPATPGTTPPARTEPAVPATPEAPGAENTYVLPTVQVQEAAEQKEYNTPESALPRLTRPLVNTPQSVSVVPEQVIEEQFSTTVRDALRNVSGITVSAGEGGRQGDTFNLRGFSAQTDTFRDGVRDLGWFTRDTFNLGGVEVFFGPSSVLFGRGSTGGAINLVTKKPVRRDLRSVSLTGGTAPSGRLEADINQVLSERVQLRVNVLGQRANIAGRDEVQENRVGFAPSLAVALGRNTSLEVDYFYQHESSIPDYGQPYYQGYPVGISYDVPRQNWYGVAAEDRERVNAHVGTARFQHRFGEGSAASPRLTNTLRFGGVDRFARPTAPRGLAPAVDPKTIGRQRFQTNTDNLYLINQTDLRGELTTGIAKHVANIGLELSRESRDQDRVNLVGSGTANIPADLFNPDPAPDLSGVSRVSAGSNTSRQWDVGVYAADQVQLTKYVEVLASARVDVFRTRYSALSATNERTDLENKDTLFNWRLGLVLHPLERTSVYAMYGTSANPSAEAGTLANNTATLAPEKNRIYEVGAKADLLEERLSVSGSVFRIEKTNARVTNTDPTLPPVTLDGAQRVQGFNVGATGTLNRYWRVLANYTHLNSEILKNSNPLLVGQELPSTPKRSFSLWTTVQPFEQLSLGGGAVYQDVTVVNNPATETAVLTKVPNYWRFDVFASYSPLTWLDLQLNVNNLTNKLFYDQYYAGQAVPTAARTGYLTARVRF from the coding sequence ATGTCATCCAAGCATTCCACCCCCCCGGGCATCCGTTCGTCGAAGGGCACGCAGGGAGGCGTCCGTGGCGCGCTGTGGCCCGTGGGCCCGGTGGCCGTGGGTCTGGCCTCGGCGCTGGCCACCGGTGGCGCGCTCGCCCAGGAGACGCCCGCCACGCCCGGGACGACGCCGCCCGCGAGGACCGAGCCCGCCGTGCCCGCCACGCCCGAGGCCCCGGGCGCGGAGAACACCTACGTGCTGCCCACCGTGCAGGTGCAGGAGGCGGCCGAGCAGAAGGAGTACAACACGCCGGAGAGCGCCCTGCCCCGGCTCACCCGGCCGCTGGTCAACACGCCGCAGTCGGTGAGCGTGGTGCCCGAGCAGGTCATCGAGGAGCAGTTCTCCACCACGGTGCGCGATGCGCTGCGCAACGTGTCCGGCATCACCGTGAGCGCGGGCGAGGGCGGCCGTCAGGGCGACACCTTCAACCTGCGCGGCTTCTCGGCGCAGACGGACACGTTCCGCGACGGCGTGCGGGACCTGGGCTGGTTCACCCGCGACACCTTCAACCTGGGCGGCGTGGAGGTCTTCTTCGGCCCGTCCTCGGTGCTCTTCGGCCGCGGCTCCACGGGCGGCGCCATCAACCTGGTCACCAAGAAGCCGGTCCGGCGCGACCTGCGCAGCGTGAGCCTCACCGGTGGCACGGCGCCCTCGGGCCGCCTGGAGGCGGACATCAACCAGGTGCTCAGCGAGCGCGTGCAGCTGCGCGTGAACGTGCTCGGCCAGCGCGCCAACATCGCCGGCCGTGACGAGGTGCAGGAGAACCGCGTGGGCTTCGCGCCCTCGCTCGCCGTGGCGCTGGGGCGGAACACCTCGCTGGAAGTGGACTACTTCTACCAGCACGAGAGCAGCATCCCCGACTACGGCCAGCCCTACTACCAGGGCTACCCGGTGGGCATCAGCTACGACGTGCCGCGCCAGAACTGGTACGGCGTGGCGGCCGAGGACCGTGAGCGGGTGAACGCCCACGTGGGCACCGCGCGCTTCCAGCACCGCTTCGGCGAGGGAAGCGCCGCGAGCCCCCGGCTCACCAACACCCTGCGCTTTGGCGGCGTGGATCGCTTCGCCCGCCCCACGGCCCCGCGCGGCCTGGCGCCCGCGGTGGACCCGAAGACGATCGGCCGGCAGCGCTTCCAGACGAACACCGACAACCTCTACCTCATCAACCAGACGGACCTGCGCGGCGAGCTCACCACGGGCATCGCCAAACACGTGGCCAACATCGGCCTGGAGCTGTCGCGCGAGTCGCGGGATCAGGACCGCGTGAACCTGGTGGGCTCGGGCACCGCGAACATCCCCGCGGACCTGTTCAACCCGGACCCCGCGCCGGACCTGTCCGGCGTGAGCCGCGTGTCCGCGGGCTCCAACACCAGCCGCCAGTGGGACGTGGGCGTGTACGCCGCGGACCAGGTGCAGCTCACGAAGTACGTGGAGGTGCTCGCCTCCGCGCGCGTGGACGTCTTCCGCACCCGCTACTCGGCGCTGAGCGCCACCAACGAGCGCACGGACCTGGAGAACAAGGACACGCTGTTCAACTGGCGGCTCGGGCTCGTGCTCCACCCGCTGGAGAGGACGAGCGTGTACGCCATGTACGGCACGTCCGCCAACCCCTCGGCCGAGGCGGGCACGCTCGCCAACAACACCGCCACGCTCGCCCCGGAGAAGAACCGCATCTACGAGGTGGGCGCCAAGGCGGACCTGCTCGAGGAGCGGCTGAGCGTGAGCGGCTCGGTGTTCCGCATCGAGAAGACCAACGCGCGCGTCACCAACACCGACCCCACCCTGCCCCCCGTCACCCTGGACGGCGCGCAGCGCGTGCAGGGCTTCAACGTGGGCGCCACCGGCACCCTCAACCGCTACTGGCGCGTGCTGGCCAACTACACCCACCTGAACTCGGAGATCCTCAAGAACTCCAACCCCCTGCTCGTGGGCCAGGAGCTGCCGAGCACCCCCAAGCGCAGCTTCTCGCTGTGGACCACGGTGCAACCCTTCGAGCAGCTGAGCCTGGGCGGCGGCGCCGTCTACCAGGACGTGACGGTGGTGAACAACCCGGCCACGGAGACCGCGGTGCTCACAAAGGTGCCCAACTACTGGCGCTTCGATGTCTTCGCGAGCTACTCGCCCCTCACCTGGCTGGACCTGCAGCTCAACGTGAACAACCTCACGAACAAGCTCTTCTACGACCAGTACTACGCGGGCCAGGCCGTGCCGACCGCCGCGCGCACGGGCTACCTCACCGCTCGGGTGCGCTTCTAG
- a CDS encoding serine/threonine-protein kinase yields MKDDGARSLYGEELSAGALVGGYVVEAVHYRGAVATLYRARAVHGPTLAALKVMHPSFATARGALRRFQQEAETLKRLEHPHIVDVREHGTLSDGRPYIAMEWLEGRDLGAELQARGPLSGHEALELLEQVGSALGAAHGAGVVHRDVKAQNVMVAPDGQVKLVDFGVAKLLAPEDAGTGATSTGLVLGTPLSMAPEQIRGETPDARTDLYGLGVLLYQLLTGQPPFLGTTQLELEEQHLHVPAPRASERVAVPRTVDAVIARCMEKRREERYPTVEGMLDDLRRAVRGHGPGAIQQVRAVGLFVEARLEGPVDDTVLDTVDARLEHVRARADALGLKVLVEGGSFLLGVAVLPDEPDAERETRQRVLDMALALSEEPLSETGTARVSLAPTLHVDLATLRAGALGRKSLGGGRLMRLSSWTGGHPGHGVVVTEAAFSGLAGGFQTRHLAGRAQLHHVWRDGPLFT; encoded by the coding sequence ATGAAGGACGACGGCGCGCGATCCCTGTATGGCGAGGAGCTCTCCGCTGGAGCGCTCGTGGGCGGGTACGTGGTGGAAGCGGTGCACTACCGCGGCGCCGTCGCGACGCTCTACCGCGCCCGCGCGGTGCACGGCCCCACCCTGGCGGCGCTCAAGGTGATGCACCCGAGCTTCGCCACGGCGCGCGGCGCGCTGCGCCGCTTCCAGCAGGAGGCCGAGACGCTCAAGCGCCTGGAGCACCCGCACATCGTGGACGTGCGCGAGCACGGCACGCTGTCGGACGGGAGGCCCTACATCGCCATGGAGTGGCTGGAGGGGCGCGACCTGGGCGCGGAGCTCCAGGCACGCGGGCCGCTGTCGGGCCACGAGGCGCTGGAGCTGCTCGAGCAGGTGGGCTCGGCGCTGGGCGCGGCGCACGGCGCGGGCGTGGTGCACCGGGACGTCAAGGCGCAGAACGTGATGGTGGCCCCGGACGGCCAGGTGAAGCTGGTGGACTTCGGCGTGGCCAAGCTGCTCGCGCCGGAGGACGCCGGCACGGGCGCCACGAGCACCGGCCTGGTGCTGGGCACGCCCCTGTCCATGGCGCCCGAGCAGATCCGCGGCGAGACGCCGGATGCGCGCACGGACCTGTACGGCCTGGGGGTGTTGCTCTACCAGTTGCTCACGGGCCAGCCCCCCTTCCTGGGCACCACCCAGTTGGAGTTGGAGGAGCAGCACCTGCACGTGCCGGCGCCCCGGGCGAGCGAGCGCGTGGCGGTGCCCCGGACGGTGGACGCGGTGATCGCCCGCTGCATGGAGAAGCGGCGCGAGGAGCGCTACCCCACGGTGGAGGGCATGCTGGACGACTTGCGGCGCGCGGTGCGGGGCCACGGGCCCGGCGCCATCCAGCAGGTGCGCGCGGTGGGCCTCTTCGTGGAGGCGCGCCTGGAGGGCCCCGTGGACGACACGGTGCTCGACACGGTGGACGCGCGCCTGGAGCACGTGCGCGCGCGCGCGGACGCCCTGGGCCTCAAGGTGCTGGTGGAGGGCGGCAGCTTCCTGCTCGGCGTGGCGGTGCTGCCGGACGAGCCCGACGCCGAGCGCGAGACGCGGCAGCGGGTGCTGGACATGGCGCTGGCGCTCTCCGAGGAGCCCTTGTCGGAGACGGGCACGGCGCGGGTGTCGCTCGCGCCCACGCTGCACGTGGACCTGGCCACGCTGCGCGCCGGAGCCCTGGGCCGCAAGAGCCTGGGCGGCGGCCGGCTCATGCGCCTGTCCTCGTGGACCGGGGGCCACCCGGGCCATGGCGTGGTGGTGACGGAGGCCGCCTTCTCCGGCCTCGCGGGCGGCTTCCAGACGCGGCACC